One region of Yersinia bercovieri ATCC 43970 genomic DNA includes:
- a CDS encoding anion permease, with product MLKSQEKLWKALAPFVVLAILLLIPTPEGMPPQAWRYFAIFVAMIVGMILEPIPATAISFIAVTICVLSSDWVLFSAAEVADAGFNGGKESLKWGLAGFSSTTVWLVFGAFIFALGYEATGLGRRIALFMVKFMGKRTLTLGYAIVIIDILLAPFTPSNTARTGGTVFPVVKNLPPLFDSFPNDPSSRRIGGYLMWMMVIGTSISSSMFVTGAAPNVLGIEFVNKIAGVHIGWMQWFLAFLPVGLILLIVAPWLSYVLYKPGVTKSNEVAAWAQTALNEMGALTRKEMILIGLVLLSLCLWVFGGAFIDATAVGLLAVSLMLALHVVSWKDITKYSSAWNTLVNLATLVVMANGLTRSGFIDWFANTMSTHLDGFSPTITVVALVLVFYFSHYLFASLSAHTATMLPVILAVGKGLSGVPMEHLSMLLVLSIGIMGVLTPYATGPGVIIYGCGYVKSKDYWRLGGIMGVFYITMLLLVGWPIMSLWY from the coding sequence ATGTTGAAGTCGCAAGAGAAATTATGGAAAGCGCTCGCCCCCTTTGTGGTGCTGGCCATTCTGCTGCTGATCCCGACCCCGGAAGGAATGCCCCCTCAAGCCTGGCGCTATTTCGCGATTTTTGTCGCCATGATTGTGGGGATGATTTTAGAGCCGATTCCCGCCACGGCGATCAGTTTTATCGCGGTGACTATCTGTGTGCTCAGCTCTGACTGGGTGCTATTTAGCGCCGCAGAAGTGGCAGATGCTGGTTTTAATGGCGGCAAAGAGTCACTGAAATGGGGGCTGGCAGGGTTCTCCAGTACCACCGTCTGGCTGGTATTCGGCGCATTTATCTTTGCTCTCGGCTATGAAGCCACCGGACTGGGCCGCAGGATAGCCCTGTTTATGGTTAAATTTATGGGCAAGCGCACCCTGACACTGGGTTATGCCATTGTCATCATCGATATTCTGCTGGCCCCTTTCACACCATCGAATACCGCCCGTACGGGTGGCACCGTGTTCCCGGTGGTGAAAAACCTGCCGCCGCTGTTCGATTCATTCCCCAATGATCCATCATCACGGCGCATTGGTGGATATCTGATGTGGATGATGGTGATCGGCACCAGTATCAGCTCCTCGATGTTTGTGACCGGCGCGGCACCTAATGTGTTGGGTATTGAGTTTGTGAATAAGATAGCTGGCGTCCATATCGGTTGGATGCAGTGGTTCTTGGCATTCTTACCTGTTGGGTTAATTTTGCTGATCGTGGCACCCTGGCTCTCTTATGTGCTGTATAAACCCGGCGTGACAAAAAGTAATGAAGTGGCGGCCTGGGCGCAAACAGCACTGAATGAGATGGGGGCGCTGACTCGCAAAGAGATGATTCTGATAGGTTTAGTCTTGCTAAGCCTGTGTCTATGGGTATTTGGCGGCGCATTCATTGATGCGACAGCCGTCGGCTTGCTGGCCGTATCCCTCATGTTGGCGCTGCATGTGGTGTCATGGAAAGATATCACCAAATACTCCAGCGCCTGGAATACCTTGGTTAACCTGGCAACCCTGGTGGTGATGGCCAATGGCCTGACCCGTTCCGGCTTCATTGATTGGTTTGCTAACACCATGAGCACCCATCTGGATGGTTTCTCACCGACAATTACGGTGGTAGCGCTGGTATTGGTGTTCTACTTCTCTCACTATCTATTTGCCAGTTTGTCTGCTCACACCGCCACCATGCTGCCGGTTATTTTGGCGGTAGGTAAAGGTTTGAGTGGTGTACCGATGGAGCATTTATCTATGCTGCTGGTGCTCTCCATCGGGATCATGGGGGTGCTGACCCCTTACGCCACCGGCCCTGGTGTGATTATCTATGGCTGCGGTTATGTGAAATCGAAAGATTATTGGCGGTTGGGCGGGATCATGGGCGTGTTCTATATCACCATGCTGTTGTTGGTCGGCTGGCCAATCATGAGTCTGTGGTACTGA
- a CDS encoding 4'-phosphopantetheinyl transferase family protein — translation MTSVFIRNFTFAALPASGLNGQPLFHGLLAKCDFDVNEYRDELFAVYGIAFPGSLHKAVSQRRAEYLAGRFVARQVLNMLEIRDYPLVNGLDRAPQWPPGLIGSISHNRQRALCTAQIITPTVEPLTASRHGIGLDIEGLIPVERAKDLWPGILSEEEYRNSQEGPLPFNHLLTLAFSAKESLFKAVYPQLGRYFDFLEARLISYSLLSGRFELQLLRGLSDDFPAGRCFTGCFTVSDSDIQTLIAY, via the coding sequence GTGACGTCGGTCTTTATCCGTAACTTTACCTTCGCCGCACTGCCCGCCAGCGGTTTGAATGGTCAGCCACTGTTTCACGGACTGCTGGCGAAATGTGACTTTGATGTCAATGAATACCGGGATGAACTCTTTGCTGTCTATGGCATTGCGTTTCCTGGCAGCTTGCACAAGGCCGTGAGTCAACGGCGTGCTGAATATCTGGCCGGGCGCTTTGTGGCCCGCCAAGTTCTGAATATGCTAGAAATCCGAGACTACCCACTGGTCAATGGGCTGGATCGTGCACCCCAGTGGCCCCCCGGCCTGATTGGGAGCATCAGCCATAATCGCCAACGCGCTCTATGCACGGCTCAAATCATCACTCCTACAGTGGAGCCATTAACGGCAAGCCGCCATGGCATTGGGCTGGATATCGAAGGGCTGATCCCTGTTGAGCGGGCGAAAGATTTATGGCCCGGCATTCTCAGTGAGGAGGAGTACCGCAACTCTCAGGAAGGCCCGCTGCCTTTCAACCATTTGCTGACGTTAGCTTTTTCAGCCAAAGAGAGCTTATTCAAAGCAGTATATCCGCAACTGGGTCGCTATTTTGACTTTCTCGAGGCGCGGCTTATTAGCTATTCGCTACTCTCTGGGCGTTTTGAATTGCAACTATTACGGGGCTTAAGTGATGATTTCCCCGCAGGCCGCTGTTTTACCGGCTGTTTCACCGTTAGCGACAGTGATATTCAAACACTTATTGCTTATTAA
- the lpxO gene encoding lipid A hydroxylase LpxO, whose translation MKYIVLIVFILCVAYVHFRGKRRYKFWRQLSDHSTFVSPINVFMYLFSRVPTTPYLKQDLFPELAILRENWPQIREEGKGLMAIQQIKASDKYNDAGFNSFFKTGWKRFYLKWYEDSHPSAMTLCPHTTSLLRELPSVKAAMFAELPDGSRLPRHRDPYAGSLRYHLGLMTPNDDRCFIDVDGTTYSWRDGEGILFDETYIHYAENQSGQNRLILFCDIERPMRYRWAQWVNHWLGRHLMSAATAPNEEGDRTGGVNRMFKYIYAVRKVGKRLKAWNRRIYYLIKWLLFGGIAALIFYAL comes from the coding sequence ATGAAATATATCGTGCTAATTGTTTTTATCCTCTGTGTCGCCTATGTACATTTCCGAGGGAAGAGACGTTACAAATTCTGGCGGCAACTTTCAGACCACTCGACATTTGTCTCACCCATTAATGTGTTTATGTACTTATTTTCACGCGTTCCCACCACCCCCTATCTAAAGCAGGATCTTTTCCCCGAGCTTGCCATCCTGCGCGAAAACTGGCCTCAAATCAGGGAGGAGGGCAAAGGACTGATGGCTATCCAGCAGATAAAAGCATCGGATAAATATAATGATGCGGGTTTTAACTCTTTCTTTAAAACGGGCTGGAAACGGTTTTATCTGAAATGGTACGAAGATAGCCACCCATCGGCGATGACACTCTGCCCGCACACCACGTCATTATTACGTGAGTTGCCATCAGTGAAAGCGGCGATGTTTGCTGAATTACCGGATGGCAGCCGTTTACCCAGACATCGTGACCCTTATGCCGGCTCCCTGCGTTACCATTTGGGCTTAATGACCCCGAATGACGATCGCTGTTTTATTGATGTTGATGGAACAACTTACAGTTGGCGCGACGGCGAGGGGATCTTATTTGATGAAACCTATATTCACTATGCCGAAAATCAAAGCGGGCAGAACCGGCTTATTCTATTTTGTGATATTGAGCGCCCGATGCGCTACCGCTGGGCGCAATGGGTTAACCACTGGTTAGGGCGTCATCTGATGAGTGCTGCCACGGCACCTAATGAAGAGGGGGATCGTACCGGTGGCGTGAACCGGATGTTTAAATACATCTACGCGGTGCGCAAAGTGGGTAAGCGGCTGAAAGCCTGGAATCGCCGAATTTACTATCTGATCAAATGGCTATTATTTGGTGGTATCGCCGCACTGATTTTTTATGCGCT